In the Calderihabitans maritimus genome, TCCAGGTATTCTTTCTGGGTTGGAGTAGTGAATATAACAGTCAGGCCAAACCTGTCTGCCAGGGATAATTTTTCCTGTAACGTATCCTGCCGGCGCACCTCTCCTGATTCTCCATTGTCGTTGCGATCATGAAAGTACTCTTTCACCAGGTGTCTCCGGTTGGAGGTGGCATAAATCAGCACATTCTTGGGGCGTGGCTCCAGTCCGCCCTCCAGCACAGCCTTTAATTCTTTGTACTGGGTTTCGTGCTCCTCGAAAGACAGGTCGTCAATGAAGAGAATAAATTTTTGAGGTCGCTGCTTTAGCAGTCGAATGATCTGATGGTAATCCTGCAGGTGATCCTTATGCACCTCCACCAGCCGGAGTCCCCGGTGGGCATACTCGTGGAGCAATGCCTTTACGGTGGAGGATTTGCCGGTACCTCGATCACCGTAGAGTAGAATATTGTTTGCCGGAGCCCCGGCGAGAAATTTCTCGGTATTGTCGATGACCTGCTGGCGCTGCTTTTCATATCCTATCAGGTCGGAAAAGCGGATGGGGTCAGGATCGGGGATTCCAACCAGACGGCCATTGCTCCCCTGCCGTTCCCAACGGAAGGCCCAGTAACTGCCAACAATACCACTGCCCATGGTCGCAAAATATTTTGCCAGTTTGGGTACCAGCAACCCCCAGTCGGCAGCATCGGCCAGCAATTTTTTAATCTGTAATTTAGCTTGAAAGAGGTAGGAATTGTTGGTGCTATGTAAAGGTATGACTTGGTCCCAACCAGGCCATTCCTCAGAGGCTAACGGGAAATCTTTGTCTGGCCAGGCAGCGGAGAATCTTTCTATTATCAATTGCTGCAATTCTGTAGATTTCAAATTGAACAAAAGTTGCAGTCGGCGAAGGTCATGGGCCAGGGCTTCCCGCAGGGATATTCCTATTTCTTCTAAAGCTACTTTTTCTGCCTTGCGGCTAAAAATGTTATCGTCCTTCAGTATTAGATCCAGCAGGTGGTTTTGCCAGGCATTTCCTACCACCGGGCCCTGGTACATTTCTGCCGTCTCGAGTAACTTGGCGCATAAGCGGTGGTAATTTTCTACCAACGCTTCAGCCTGCGGTTGTTGACGGTAAATCCCATCAATCAACTGAACAAGTTCGCTGAAAATAGGGTCATGAACGAGTTGGTGATAAACTGTTAAT is a window encoding:
- a CDS encoding ATP-binding protein, which codes for MTSYQNQINTKVLQWKMAVSQLTVYHQLVHDPIFSELVQLIDGIYRQQPQAEALVENYHRLCAKLLETAEMYQGPVVGNAWQNHLLDLILKDDNIFSRKAEKVALEEIGISLREALAHDLRRLQLLFNLKSTELQQLIIERFSAAWPDKDFPLASEEWPGWDQVIPLHSTNNSYLFQAKLQIKKLLADAADWGLLVPKLAKYFATMGSGIVGSYWAFRWERQGSNGRLVGIPDPDPIRFSDLIGYEKQRQQVIDNTEKFLAGAPANNILLYGDRGTGKSSTVKALLHEYAHRGLRLVEVHKDHLQDYHQIIRLLKQRPQKFILFIDDLSFEEHETQYKELKAVLEGGLEPRPKNVLIYATSNRRHLVKEYFHDRNDNGESGEVRRQDTLQEKLSLADRFGLTVIFTTPTQKEYLDIVMGLAKQRGLEIEPNQLRRMALQWELTQNSRSCRTARQFIDQMVPGVLSDLR